One window of Methanocalculus alkaliphilus genomic DNA carries:
- a CDS encoding DJ-1/PfpI family protein, with protein MKLLIAVAPDRFRDEELSEPLKIFNAEGIEVVIGSTQTGECLGMLGDRVEATVTFADVVADDYDGIVIIGGIGSQDFLWSSVELVGLVKDLYEGGKVVSAICLSPAILGIAGVLNGRRATFFASPASNRVMDEAGAIISKDPVVTDGMIVTANGPGAAKAFGEAVVAALKQ; from the coding sequence ATGAAACTCCTGATAGCTGTTGCACCTGACCGGTTCCGTGATGAGGAACTGAGTGAGCCACTGAAGATCTTTAATGCCGAGGGGATCGAGGTCGTCATCGGATCGACACAGACCGGGGAATGCCTCGGGATGCTTGGGGATCGGGTGGAGGCGACGGTCACCTTCGCTGATGTTGTTGCGGATGATTATGACGGTATCGTCATCATCGGCGGGATCGGATCACAGGACTTCCTCTGGAGCAGTGTTGAGCTCGTCGGGCTTGTAAAGGACTTGTATGAGGGTGGAAAGGTCGTCTCTGCAATATGCCTCTCCCCCGCGATCCTCGGGATTGCAGGTGTCCTGAACGGGCGTCGGGCAACCTTCTTCGCAAGCCCGGCATCAAACCGGGTGATGGACGAGGCCGGTGCGATCATCTCAAAGGATCCGGTTGTGACCGACGGAATGATCGTGACCGCAAACGGGCCCGGTGCTGCAAAAGCTTTTGGCGAAGCGGTTGTTGCTGCATTGAAACAGTAA
- a CDS encoding glycosyltransferase: protein MPPVEERDCSLIIPAYNEEERIQAFLRDLLTFDGEVIIVADGTDSTADIVAAFLRSYPDRDIRCLSFATRLGKGGGTIAGMKAATRSCIGFCDADGSTSVAEMKRLFSRLESADVVIGSRWLAGSVIPVRQGILRRFQSRLFNLIIRLLFGLAYSDTQCGAKVFRAGVLAAVLDEVASTGFEFDVELLWRAEMAGYIIMEEPIEWSDRGGSSVGLKDALMMLLGLLRIRVQ, encoded by the coding sequence ATGCCACCGGTCGAAGAGAGGGATTGCAGCCTTATCATCCCTGCATATAACGAGGAGGAGAGGATCCAGGCCTTCCTCCGTGATCTCCTGACCTTTGATGGAGAGGTGATCATCGTTGCCGACGGGACGGATAGTACAGCGGATATCGTCGCTGCGTTTCTTCGCAGCTACCCTGATCGGGATATCCGGTGCCTCTCGTTTGCTACCCGTCTTGGAAAGGGCGGGGGTACCATCGCCGGAATGAAGGCTGCCACCCGCTCCTGCATCGGGTTTTGTGATGCTGATGGATCGACATCGGTTGCGGAGATGAAGCGGCTCTTCTCACGACTCGAATCTGCGGATGTTGTCATCGGATCGCGCTGGCTTGCGGGGTCGGTCATCCCGGTCCGTCAGGGTATTCTTCGACGGTTCCAGAGCAGGCTCTTTAACCTGATCATCCGGCTCCTCTTTGGGCTTGCGTATTCTGATACCCAGTGCGGTGCGAAGGTCTTCCGGGCCGGGGTTCTGGCTGCGGTCCTTGATGAGGTCGCTTCGACCGGATTTGAGTTTGATGTCGAGCTCCTCTGGAGGGCGGAGATGGCGGGATATATCATCATGGAGGAGCCTATCGAGTGGAGTGATCGTGGCGGCTCGAGTGTCGGGCTGAAGGATGCCCTGATGATGCTGCTTGGACTTCTTCGGATCAGGGTTCAATAA
- a CDS encoding tetratricopeptide repeat protein: MSGEIDTLERAFHLHEAGMFEESLALCQGRSDPAYDILAAENLASLGRLDEAKAAYSDLIRSVPGSARLHRGLGRVLELQGDASAFREYMAAVRLDPGDRHALTRYAALLTERGDHRAAIPVLKTLLRQRKDLSALHPLITSLIAIGEGEEAIAVCTQYGSCEDDHHLSIRALIACRRYEEAAALAGKASAADPLLRRLWLSSLAKIRPGEAYTRYREVLDGIWDPELAFEAALLAKQLGYLDEAGDLLQQLLADAYDPIYHLTFCDLLVREGSMEQASGEFSRLVSSQLGALEDPESLILIIRKYIRFLLSWKPEKEVVKLVSDLLAPHPTWFCLIPLGEMYEQLGDHVAARDAWYRGYRSDYIRGGLAYAAYLVRAGDERESEKVMLYILSHLSKVQDLEMVAGAIVHGEEKLYRKRRISSSLQQRLLKDLPSLSADGREILAVTSLYAASGALDGGDYQACKEHCLTGLDVMPCYPSSIRIEDFIPLLSFAKEHALTEDPVMLRRGGEEKEEEVSLAALLNLDEREEQVVDFIRTHTETNEMELRTLLGTRRVAGIINGIIRKAGDAGLSIIERRGMSEHGEVYAWIGT; this comes from the coding sequence ATGAGCGGTGAGATCGACACACTGGAGCGGGCGTTTCATCTCCATGAGGCAGGGATGTTTGAGGAGTCGCTCGCCCTCTGTCAGGGGAGGAGCGATCCTGCGTATGATATCCTTGCAGCAGAGAACCTCGCCTCGCTTGGACGACTTGATGAAGCGAAGGCGGCCTATAGTGATCTTATCCGATCGGTTCCTGGTTCGGCCCGCCTCCACCGGGGTCTTGGCCGGGTGCTGGAGCTCCAGGGTGATGCATCCGCGTTCAGGGAGTACATGGCGGCGGTCCGGCTCGATCCTGGTGATCGCCATGCCCTCACCAGGTACGCCGCCCTCCTGACAGAGAGAGGGGATCACCGGGCTGCCATCCCTGTCCTGAAGACCCTCCTCCGGCAGCGTAAGGATCTCTCCGCTCTCCATCCCCTCATCACCTCCCTCATCGCCATCGGTGAGGGGGAGGAGGCGATTGCCGTCTGTACACAGTACGGATCCTGCGAGGACGACCATCATCTCTCTATCAGGGCGCTCATCGCCTGCAGGCGGTACGAGGAGGCGGCAGCACTCGCCGGAAAGGCATCTGCCGCTGATCCGCTCCTTCGCCGCCTCTGGCTCTCCTCCCTTGCAAAGATCCGTCCTGGTGAGGCATATACCAGGTACCGGGAGGTCCTCGATGGTATCTGGGATCCGGAACTCGCCTTTGAAGCGGCTCTTCTGGCAAAGCAGCTTGGATACCTGGATGAGGCGGGGGATCTCCTCCAGCAGCTCCTTGCAGATGCCTATGATCCCATCTACCATCTGACATTCTGTGATCTGCTGGTACGTGAGGGATCGATGGAGCAGGCATCAGGTGAGTTCTCACGACTCGTCTCATCGCAGCTTGGGGCGCTTGAGGATCCCGAATCCCTGATCCTGATCATCAGGAAATATATCCGGTTCCTCCTCTCGTGGAAGCCTGAGAAGGAGGTGGTGAAACTGGTGAGCGATCTCCTTGCACCACATCCCACATGGTTCTGCCTCATCCCGCTTGGTGAGATGTATGAGCAGCTTGGGGATCATGTGGCTGCACGGGATGCCTGGTACCGGGGGTACCGGAGTGATTATATCCGGGGCGGACTTGCCTATGCGGCCTATCTTGTTCGTGCCGGTGATGAGCGGGAGAGTGAGAAGGTGATGCTCTATATTCTTTCCCATCTCTCAAAAGTACAGGATCTTGAGATGGTGGCGGGTGCCATCGTCCACGGCGAGGAGAAGCTGTACCGGAAGAGGCGGATCTCCTCGTCGCTTCAGCAGCGGTTACTGAAGGATCTCCCGTCGCTGAGTGCGGATGGGAGGGAGATCCTCGCCGTCACCTCACTCTATGCTGCATCCGGTGCCCTTGATGGCGGGGATTACCAGGCTTGCAAGGAGCATTGTTTAACGGGTCTGGATGTGATGCCCTGCTATCCCTCCTCGATTCGGATCGAGGACTTCATCCCGCTCCTCAGTTTTGCAAAGGAGCATGCACTGACCGAGGATCCGGTGATGCTTCGGAGAGGCGGGGAGGAGAAGGAGGAAGAGGTCTCTCTTGCAGCGCTTCTCAACCTGGATGAGCGGGAGGAGCAGGTCGTTGACTTTATCCGGACGCATACGGAGACGAATGAGATGGAACTTCGGACCCTTCTTGGGACACGGAGGGTTGCCGGAATCATCAACGGGATTATCCGGAAAGCCGGAGATGCCGGGCTTTCCATTATAGAACGACGTGGGATGTCAGAACATGGTGAGGTCTATGCCTGGATTGGAACGTGA
- the brxD gene encoding BREX system ATP-binding protein BrxD, with translation MPGLERERESDLRLASVGIINALRRGTVPASGLERLAVGIDAEERVIAGQLDYVATGRSDLKFVRGDYGSGKTFFVCRALEIARSSGFVTSHLVISPDTPLHKLASMYGAIIGGLRTEAGERALKSIIDSWIYRVEERLIAVGGDEDEEKLEQETSAEIESLLLRISEENSGLAAAVRTYYHANNRCDFAVAQAALGWIAGEGTVGRAFKSEAGVKGAVDEGTALPFLRGITRIIVQAGYRGLAIAIDETETAQGSSRPLREKGYVNLRRIVDAVDRNESPHTFFLFTGTPSFFEGSKGIRSLPPLYDRLQLIGDDGFANPLQTQIVLARFDEKRLEAVASKVVEIYGEAYGEVDRSRVNLRFIRAMITRVTSRFGGRVDVIPRIFLREFVDILDKCALHEEYDPMQKYRFEGGSETDVTEEERAVMEVAW, from the coding sequence ATGCCTGGATTGGAACGTGAACGGGAGAGCGATCTGAGGCTTGCGAGTGTGGGGATCATCAATGCCCTCCGGAGGGGGACGGTTCCGGCATCCGGGCTTGAACGGCTGGCTGTTGGGATCGATGCAGAGGAGCGGGTGATCGCCGGTCAGCTCGATTATGTGGCGACCGGCCGGTCCGATCTGAAGTTCGTCCGGGGCGATTATGGGAGCGGCAAGACCTTCTTCGTCTGCCGGGCTCTTGAGATAGCCCGATCGAGCGGTTTTGTCACCTCTCATCTGGTCATCTCCCCTGATACCCCGCTGCATAAGCTTGCATCAATGTATGGTGCTATCATCGGCGGTCTGAGGACGGAGGCTGGGGAGCGGGCGCTCAAGTCGATCATCGACTCATGGATCTACCGGGTCGAGGAGCGGCTGATCGCGGTCGGCGGAGATGAGGATGAGGAGAAGCTTGAGCAGGAGACATCCGCCGAGATCGAGTCCCTCCTCCTCCGCATCTCCGAGGAGAACAGCGGGCTTGCCGCTGCGGTGCGGACATACTATCATGCGAACAACCGGTGCGACTTCGCCGTTGCCCAGGCGGCCCTCGGCTGGATCGCCGGGGAAGGGACCGTCGGCCGGGCTTTCAAGTCCGAGGCAGGCGTGAAGGGGGCCGTGGATGAGGGGACTGCCCTCCCCTTCCTCCGGGGGATCACCCGGATCATCGTCCAGGCCGGGTACCGGGGCCTGGCAATCGCCATCGATGAGACCGAGACGGCCCAGGGGTCGTCCCGCCCCCTCCGGGAGAAGGGATACGTGAATCTCCGGCGGATCGTGGATGCGGTCGATCGGAACGAGTCTCCGCATACCTTCTTCCTCTTCACCGGAACCCCGTCCTTCTTTGAAGGGTCAAAGGGGATCCGATCCCTCCCCCCGCTCTATGATCGTCTCCAGCTGATCGGGGATGACGGGTTTGCCAATCCCCTCCAGACCCAGATCGTCCTCGCACGGTTCGATGAGAAGCGGCTTGAGGCGGTTGCCTCAAAGGTCGTCGAGATCTATGGCGAGGCATACGGAGAGGTTGACCGGAGCCGGGTGAATCTCCGGTTCATCAGGGCGATGATCACCCGGGTCACCTCCCGGTTCGGGGGCAGGGTCGATGTCATCCCCCGGATCTTCCTCCGGGAGTTTGTGGATATCCTTGATAAATGTGCATTACATGAGGAGTATGATCCGATGCAGAAGTACCGGTTCGAGGGGGGATCGGAGACGGATGTCACGGAGGAGGAACGGGCGGTGATGGAGGTTGCGTGGTGA
- a CDS encoding tetratricopeptide repeat protein, with amino-acid sequence MPLFDFLRKSDFNKGVELSLAGRYDEALALFDRSLARHPGHADTWHNRGAALSNLGRHTDAIESYDMALTLEPGHCPAWINRGNALEAAGRHEEAIESYDRALAINPKHAGAWNDRGLALGALGRYDEALDAFDQAVHHDAGFALGWTNRGHALELMGRHEEALDSYDRALAIETRYVDAWSLRGALLYALGRYEEAVESCDRAIAIYPEFCHAWYLRGSALDALGKHAEAIESWEKLITFDTAARFQWYYRGLALARLGRYVEAGQAYEKARESPRLCILDPGDEEIREAEERGVIRKGES; translated from the coding sequence ATGCCACTCTTTGACTTCCTCAGAAAAAGCGACTTCAACAAAGGTGTCGAGCTCTCTTTAGCCGGCCGGTATGACGAAGCGCTTGCCTTATTTGATCGCTCTCTTGCCCGACACCCCGGCCATGCCGATACCTGGCACAACCGGGGTGCTGCACTGAGCAATCTCGGCCGCCATACCGACGCGATCGAGTCTTATGATATGGCGCTTACGCTTGAGCCCGGCCATTGTCCGGCATGGATCAACCGGGGCAATGCCCTTGAGGCGGCCGGCCGGCATGAGGAGGCGATCGAATCCTATGACCGGGCACTGGCGATCAATCCGAAGCATGCAGGTGCCTGGAATGACCGTGGGCTGGCACTGGGTGCCCTTGGGCGGTATGACGAGGCTCTTGACGCCTTTGATCAGGCGGTCCATCATGATGCCGGGTTTGCACTGGGATGGACCAACCGGGGCCATGCCCTTGAGCTAATGGGGCGGCATGAGGAGGCGCTCGACTCGTATGATCGGGCACTGGCAATCGAGACCCGGTATGTGGATGCATGGTCTCTCCGTGGAGCACTCCTCTATGCCCTCGGCAGATATGAGGAGGCGGTTGAATCATGTGATCGGGCGATAGCTATCTACCCGGAGTTCTGCCATGCATGGTATCTCCGGGGCTCTGCCCTCGATGCCCTCGGGAAGCATGCAGAAGCGATTGAATCATGGGAGAAGCTGATCACCTTTGATACAGCAGCCCGGTTTCAATGGTACTACCGGGGGCTGGCGCTCGCCCGGCTTGGACGGTACGTGGAGGCAGGCCAGGCCTATGAGAAAGCACGTGAGAGCCCGCGGCTCTGCATTCTTGATCCCGGCGATGAGGAGATCCGGGAGGCAGAGGAGAGGGGCGTCATCAGGAAGGGGGAGTCCTAA
- a CDS encoding type II toxin-antitoxin system RelE family toxin, whose product MAYKVLISARAKKDLSRLPVPVGKAVYRELASLAGETNPQNHVKKLKGSSDPYFYSLRVGNYRVILTIDNAMMIIHVIETGHRSPIYRQY is encoded by the coding sequence ATGGCGTACAAAGTGCTTATCTCAGCCCGTGCAAAAAAAGATCTCAGCAGGCTCCCGGTACCTGTCGGAAAGGCAGTATACCGGGAGCTGGCCTCACTCGCCGGTGAAACGAATCCACAAAATCATGTGAAAAAGCTCAAAGGGAGCAGTGATCCGTATTTTTATTCTCTGCGGGTAGGGAACTACCGGGTAATCCTCACAATCGACAATGCGATGATGATCATCCACGTGATTGAGACAGGCCATCGAAGCCCGATATACCGTCAGTATTGA
- a CDS encoding DUF7557 family protein, with protein MPAVTTIRISTDLRDRLASLKVHPKEPFEDVIERLIETAIDDEPLSDETIRAIEESLDDIKAGRVQSLEDVADELGLLDA; from the coding sequence ATGCCTGCTGTCACAACAATCCGAATCAGCACCGATCTCCGGGACCGGTTGGCATCCTTGAAGGTGCACCCGAAGGAACCATTCGAAGATGTCATCGAACGACTTATCGAGACTGCGATCGACGATGAACCTCTCAGTGATGAAACCATCCGGGCAATAGAGGAGTCGCTTGACGATATCAAAGCCGGGAGAGTTCAATCCCTTGAAGATGTTGCAGACGAGCTTGGTCTTTTGGATGCCTGA
- a CDS encoding AAA family ATPase: MKILIIGTLGAGKTTLARALSDETGFPYTSIDDCRIRYSDGSIVGEETAWDYFLEACSDPSPAILEFSGMGPYAQMVCDALLGSKLPVAIIWIDWPHDLCIERASKREKNIPAPYIWAPIDYSVPAIYSGIEIAWEEIWSAEPSFQTMSMAFSRDAPPSEVYAKVESYLRELVPKRVL; the protein is encoded by the coding sequence ATGAAGATTCTCATCATCGGAACACTTGGTGCCGGGAAGACAACACTCGCACGGGCCCTTTCAGATGAGACGGGTTTTCCGTATACATCCATTGATGACTGCCGGATCAGATATTCTGATGGCTCAATCGTTGGTGAAGAGACTGCATGGGATTATTTCCTGGAGGCTTGTTCTGATCCATCCCCGGCAATCCTTGAGTTCTCAGGCATGGGTCCGTATGCCCAAATGGTCTGCGATGCACTCCTCGGCTCGAAATTGCCGGTTGCAATCATATGGATTGATTGGCCCCACGATCTCTGTATCGAGAGGGCTTCAAAGCGGGAGAAGAATATCCCTGCACCATATATCTGGGCGCCAATCGACTATTCTGTTCCCGCTATCTATTCCGGGATCGAGATCGCCTGGGAGGAGATATGGAGTGCCGAGCCCTCGTTCCAAACGATGAGCATGGCGTTCTCCCGTGATGCACCCCCGAGTGAGGTCTATGCGAAGGTCGAATCATACCTCCGGGAGCTCGTACCGAAAAGGGTGTTATAG
- a CDS encoding ATP-binding protein translates to MDKAQLMDVIVQHQEIFAEIPEDTIEREIDLHKYMRGKEIVIITGIRRSGKSTVLKLLADQYQRRDENILFINFEDIRLLDITTDNYHDIENIAIELFSRKKKTVFFFDEIQYAPQWERWVNNLHFKGHKVFVTGSNAKILGGEIATALTGRNVVLALHPFSFREYLRLKGIEIPPFHLLTSDRSAEIFHYFKEYIEYGGFPEVLKEKNIELSGYYFNDILKRDIENRYAVREQAGLARLATYLASNASSKFTYSTLLSVTGLKSTNTISQYIGYFRDSYLFYTLPAFYFSLKKQAQASKKVYAGDNSFLNTVSFRFSENTGQKLENLVFLHLLQAKKGYSLFYHSGVSEKECDFLIMKEPSVLSAIQVSAEIQNSETKKRDIHGLLDALHEYNLPKGYILTMDRSGHEEIDGKDLIITPAWKYMLYPDLYP, encoded by the coding sequence ATGGATAAAGCGCAGCTCATGGATGTCATCGTGCAGCATCAGGAGATCTTTGCAGAGATACCTGAAGACACGATAGAGCGGGAGATCGATCTCCACAAATATATGCGTGGTAAAGAGATCGTCATCATAACAGGCATCAGGCGATCAGGAAAGAGCACCGTCCTGAAACTCCTTGCAGATCAATACCAGCGACGGGATGAGAATATCCTCTTCATCAATTTTGAGGATATCAGGCTCCTGGATATCACAACAGACAATTACCATGATATCGAAAATATTGCAATAGAATTGTTCTCCCGTAAGAAGAAGACGGTATTCTTCTTTGATGAAATACAGTACGCTCCACAATGGGAACGATGGGTAAACAACCTCCATTTTAAAGGCCATAAAGTCTTTGTCACAGGATCGAATGCGAAGATCCTGGGGGGAGAGATTGCAACAGCACTCACGGGAAGAAATGTCGTGCTGGCTCTCCATCCATTCAGTTTCCGTGAGTATTTACGGCTGAAGGGGATAGAGATCCCGCCGTTTCATCTCCTCACCTCAGATCGATCTGCAGAAATTTTTCATTATTTCAAGGAATATATCGAATATGGCGGGTTTCCCGAGGTCTTAAAAGAGAAGAATATCGAATTATCGGGGTATTATTTCAATGATATCCTGAAGCGGGATATCGAAAACCGCTATGCTGTACGTGAGCAGGCAGGCCTTGCACGTCTTGCCACCTACCTCGCCTCGAATGCCTCATCAAAATTTACCTACTCTACACTGCTAAGCGTAACAGGACTGAAAAGCACAAATACGATCAGCCAGTACATCGGGTACTTCAGGGACTCATATCTCTTCTATACGCTGCCGGCTTTTTATTTCTCCCTGAAGAAACAGGCTCAGGCATCAAAAAAAGTATATGCAGGAGACAACAGCTTCTTAAATACCGTATCATTCAGATTCTCGGAAAACACCGGACAGAAACTTGAAAATCTGGTCTTTCTCCATCTATTGCAGGCAAAGAAAGGGTACTCCCTCTTCTACCACTCCGGTGTATCCGAAAAGGAATGTGACTTTCTGATCATGAAAGAACCATCTGTTCTCTCTGCCATACAGGTATCTGCGGAAATACAGAACAGTGAGACAAAAAAGAGAGATATACACGGACTCCTTGATGCTCTCCATGAATATAATCTTCCAAAGGGATACATCCTGACAATGGACCGTTCCGGCCATGAAGAGATCGACGGCAAGGATCTCATCATCACTCCTGCATGGAAATACATGCTCTATCCGGATCTCTACCCATAG